A portion of the Sphingobacteriales bacterium genome contains these proteins:
- a CDS encoding T9SS type A sorting domain-containing protein, with amino-acid sequence MKRFLLSAIIVFQWFLLFSQYKVSNNLATPDWATLVRCCSGSSSIENIKEFENGEIIVRGETQSQPGKTMVIGENTQNAITLNTQNGQDNYGGYLAKFNNQGNPVWAKYMDNWFIVDDIYKEPASDKLYIAISPKSPTGIIRYDQTDYTINSSYTAQVCLIVKYSTGEFIKLLSFPQASKYIFSQGKKIVLFSPINQYSPYYHPNLLEKVGFLNENDSIYKYQTKFNNLIGNTQTYWSYNKFRNTWWFKGITKPREIKLSGDSLIVSSREFNLPNLSEIEFIETVPKFLFLSENEIIINCTSNNNAYNNLQKILIKCDTSGNFIWMLKFHQANQSNKSTFAIDKNGDIWAQLCSSSYYDTITLFPSKKSWLISDRGNMGIYESSKIIKIDHTTGEPILGLINGYGSRNYDSKGLSIHISESNLLYVPSSFYSFIMFPDKSGNYYYSIFSDRCGMMPESQVILSRYSLDGLIYRSLTPSVIEEYEKYQSSRLKIFPNPSSGHFVIEYDQIATFYLMDINGKLITTIETKEPLTEINLELERGIYLLKNRETHLIQKIVIQ; translated from the coding sequence ATGAAAAGGTTTCTGTTATCAGCCATAATCGTATTTCAATGGTTTCTGCTGTTCTCACAATATAAAGTTTCAAATAATCTGGCAACACCCGACTGGGCTACGCTTGTCAGATGTTGTTCCGGTAGTTCATCAATTGAAAATATAAAAGAGTTTGAAAATGGAGAAATAATAGTAAGAGGAGAAACTCAATCGCAGCCGGGAAAAACAATGGTTATTGGAGAAAATACACAAAATGCCATAACCTTAAACACCCAAAACGGTCAAGATAATTACGGAGGTTATCTTGCAAAATTCAATAACCAGGGGAATCCTGTCTGGGCAAAATATATGGATAATTGGTTCATTGTTGACGATATTTATAAGGAACCAGCATCTGATAAATTATATATTGCCATTTCTCCAAAATCTCCGACTGGTATTATCAGATATGACCAAACTGATTATACTATCAACTCTTCTTACACGGCACAAGTTTGTCTGATTGTCAAATACTCTACAGGTGAATTTATTAAGCTTTTGTCTTTCCCGCAAGCCAGCAAATATATTTTCAGTCAAGGGAAAAAAATTGTCTTATTTTCACCAATTAACCAATATTCTCCGTATTATCATCCAAATCTGCTTGAAAAAGTTGGTTTTTTGAATGAAAATGATTCCATCTATAAATATCAGACAAAATTCAATAATCTCATCGGGAACACTCAAACCTACTGGTCATATAATAAGTTTAGGAATACATGGTGGTTCAAGGGCATTACTAAACCCAGAGAAATCAAACTATCTGGTGACTCTTTGATTGTTTCCTCCAGGGAATTTAATTTGCCTAATCTTTCCGAAATCGAATTTATTGAAACTGTGCCAAAATTTTTATTTTTATCTGAAAATGAAATAATTATCAACTGCACATCCAACAACAACGCCTATAATAATCTACAGAAAATCCTTATCAAATGCGATACTTCAGGTAATTTTATCTGGATGTTAAAATTCCATCAGGCAAACCAGTCAAACAAATCAACCTTTGCCATCGATAAAAACGGTGATATTTGGGCACAATTATGCTCTTCCTCTTATTATGACACCATTACTCTTTTCCCCTCAAAAAAATCATGGCTGATTTCTGACAGAGGAAACATGGGCATCTATGAATCATCAAAAATCATCAAAATTGACCATACAACAGGAGAACCAATATTAGGGCTGATAAATGGTTATGGAAGCAGAAATTATGATTCAAAAGGTTTATCTATTCATATCAGCGAAAGTAATCTTTTATATGTCCCTTCTTCATTCTATTCATTTATAATGTTTCCGGATAAATCAGGAAATTATTACTATTCGATATTTTCCGATAGATGTGGCATGATGCCGGAAAGCCAGGTAATACTATCCAGATATTCACTTGACGGATTGATTTACAGATCATTGACTCCGTCAGTCATTGAAGAATATGAAAAATATCAGTCCTCCCGGCTGAAAATTTTCCCCAATCCATCTTCAGGACATTTTGTGATTGAATATGACCAGATTGCTACTTTTTATTTAATGGATATAAACGGGAAATTAATAACAACAATAGAAACAAAAGAACCACTGACAGAGATAAATCTGGAACTGGAAAGAGGTATTTATCTGCTGAAAAACCGTGAAACCCATCTTATCCAAAAAATAGTGATTCAGTAA
- a CDS encoding magnesium transporter CorA family protein has translation MITYFSKEGGLKVLPAYEKNCWINVEKPTNEEVKILSGIFSIPEDFITDILDIDERSRLEIEDKWLFIIIRIPVHVVNDGVPYITVPLGILISDETIITICQYDNDVIPLFIRQERLRKIDFENNMSFVLQIFLIAANTYLKYLKQINIQTSIIEADLERSTRNKELQRLLKMEKCLVYFITSLKSNELVLARMKSSRHIQMNEYNEDFLEDVIIENKQALEIANIYSDIQSGLMDAFASVISNNLNAIMKRLTSVTIILMIPTLIASFFGMNIKNYLELSSSGFYIVVSASLALAIGIAYFFRKINWL, from the coding sequence ATGATCACTTATTTCAGCAAGGAAGGAGGGTTGAAAGTTCTGCCTGCCTACGAAAAAAACTGTTGGATAAACGTTGAAAAACCCACTAATGAAGAAGTAAAAATCCTTTCCGGTATCTTTTCAATACCTGAGGATTTTATTACCGACATTCTGGATATTGACGAAAGGTCGCGTCTCGAAATTGAAGACAAATGGCTTTTTATCATTATCCGTATTCCTGTTCATGTGGTCAATGACGGGGTGCCTTACATAACAGTGCCGCTGGGTATCCTTATCTCTGACGAAACCATTATCACCATTTGCCAGTACGACAATGATGTTATCCCTCTGTTTATTCGGCAGGAACGATTACGAAAGATTGATTTTGAAAATAATATGAGTTTTGTCCTTCAGATTTTTCTGATTGCAGCAAACACTTATCTGAAATATCTGAAGCAAATCAACATTCAGACTTCAATCATTGAAGCCGACCTCGAACGTTCGACCCGAAACAAAGAGTTGCAGCGCCTGCTGAAAATGGAAAAATGCCTGGTTTATTTTATTACTTCATTAAAGTCAAATGAGTTGGTACTTGCCCGGATGAAAAGCTCCCGCCACATACAAATGAATGAATATAACGAGGATTTTCTGGAAGATGTTATCATCGAAAACAAACAGGCTCTTGAAATTGCAAATATTTACAGCGATATTCAGAGTGGTCTCATGGATGCCTTCGCTTCCGTGATTTCAAACAATCTGAACGCCATCATGAAACGCCTGACCTCCGTTACCATTATCCTGATGATTCCTACCCTGATTGCCAGTTTTTTTGGAATGAACATTAAAAATTACCTTGAACTCTCATCTTCAGGATTTTATATTGTCGTATCCGCATCATTGGCACTGGCTATCGGGATAGCTTATTTTTTCAGAAAAATAAACTGGCTCTGA
- a CDS encoding HDIG domain-containing protein: MKTREESLQLLKEYIKKENMLRHCLASEAVMKALARKLGYDEHVWGLAGLLHDLDVEITEANPKIHGLNTAEILTELGYDPEMIEAIKMHNEEATGLERNTVFQHALAAGETITGLIFATTYVYPDKKIASVKPKSVVKRMTEKAFAASVKREHILECEKIGIPMPEFADLAVNAMREIADELGL, translated from the coding sequence ATGAAAACAAGGGAAGAATCACTTCAGCTATTAAAAGAGTATATAAAAAAGGAAAATATGCTCCGTCATTGCCTTGCTTCGGAAGCCGTGATGAAGGCTCTGGCAAGAAAATTAGGTTATGATGAGCATGTCTGGGGACTGGCCGGCCTGCTTCACGATCTGGATGTTGAAATCACTGAAGCCAATCCAAAGATTCATGGGCTTAATACTGCTGAAATCCTTACTGAGCTTGGCTATGATCCCGAAATGATTGAAGCCATAAAAATGCATAATGAAGAAGCTACCGGACTGGAAAGAAATACCGTATTTCAGCACGCACTGGCTGCCGGTGAAACCATTACCGGATTAATATTCGCTACTACCTATGTTTATCCCGACAAAAAAATTGCCTCCGTAAAACCCAAATCTGTAGTAAAACGCATGACAGAAAAGGCCTTTGCAGCATCCGTCAAGCGGGAACACATCCTCGAATGCGAAAAAATAGGAATACCAATGCCTGAATTTGCAGACTTAGCAGTGAATGCCATGCGGGAAATTGCTGATGAACTGGGATTATAA
- a CDS encoding GNAT family N-acetyltransferase, translating into MEVIIRKAVKDDVNSILNLIKELAEYEKAPQEVTVTTDELIRDGFGKNPLFHVYLAENKSHGIVGMAFWYFAYSTWKGKCIYLEDIIVRQEFRRQGIGEKLFNEVLKAAREHKAKRLMWQVLNWNTPAIEFYKKKYRAEISDEWLNGRLTENEIQHFELP; encoded by the coding sequence ATGGAAGTAATCATAAGAAAAGCGGTCAAAGATGATGTAAATTCAATTCTGAATTTAATAAAAGAGCTGGCAGAATATGAAAAAGCTCCTCAGGAAGTAACAGTTACCACTGATGAACTGATCAGGGATGGATTTGGTAAAAATCCGTTATTTCATGTTTATCTTGCTGAAAATAAATCTCACGGAATTGTTGGGATGGCATTCTGGTATTTTGCCTATTCAACATGGAAGGGAAAATGTATCTATCTGGAAGATATTATCGTCAGGCAGGAATTCAGGCGACAGGGAATCGGAGAAAAGCTATTCAATGAAGTGTTGAAGGCAGCCAGAGAACATAAGGCCAAACGGCTGATGTGGCAGGTGCTTAACTGGAACACTCCTGCCATCGAATTTTACAAGAAGAAATACAGGGCAGAAATCAGCGATGAATGGCTGAACGGCAGGCTGACAGAAAATGAAATTCAGCACTTTGAATTACCCTGA
- a CDS encoding sodium/proline symporter encodes MTIQIIVICLYLVFILVWGFYHGRKVKSSEDFAIAGRGLPGWAAALSERAAGESSWALLGLPGAAYATGLTEIWTAIGCVAGIITAWVLIAWRLRNAAEHYKVSTFTELLARFHPDTGKWLKIVVSLTIVFFFFLYVGAQLIGGGKTFNSLFEIKPVIGMLIMMAIVVPYTIYGGFRSVVYADVIQAVIMIIALIAGPVVGIWYIAHHPELFAQNIPDAIHRAGDTYSSLTGAAKGYTSGVVIATGFSWFFGYLGGMPQLSMRFMAIKDHKHAKMARNIGVIWTIIAYTGALCIGWIGIAVFGPQSLDDQEKVMPELMKVLFHPAFSTLLITGVIAAMLSTADSLLILSATELSENIIKPLSKNKNAGNDRHSLFKSRLITLLLAMVALVFALLTPQKLIFNIVGYVWAGVGCTFSVVILFSLFWKRFHGKAALITAITGLLLSVVWISTGMSEHFNARILVFLVCILVAWLSTLLIKSNKENAV; translated from the coding sequence ATGACTATTCAAATTATCGTCATTTGCCTGTATCTGGTGTTTATTCTGGTATGGGGATTTTATCATGGAAGAAAAGTAAAGTCATCCGAAGATTTTGCCATTGCTGGCAGAGGCTTGCCCGGATGGGCGGCTGCTCTTTCCGAAAGGGCTGCGGGTGAATCCTCATGGGCATTGCTGGGGCTTCCCGGTGCTGCTTATGCGACAGGACTCACAGAGATATGGACTGCTATCGGATGTGTGGCGGGTATCATTACAGCATGGGTTTTAATTGCCTGGCGGCTGCGCAATGCCGCTGAGCATTACAAAGTCTCGACTTTTACTGAATTGCTGGCCCGGTTCCACCCCGATACCGGGAAATGGTTGAAAATAGTCGTCAGCCTGACTATTGTGTTTTTCTTTTTCCTTTATGTCGGAGCTCAACTCATCGGTGGTGGCAAAACTTTTAACAGCCTGTTTGAGATAAAACCTGTTATCGGCATGTTGATAATGATGGCTATTGTAGTGCCTTATACCATATATGGTGGATTCAGAAGCGTTGTCTATGCCGATGTGATACAGGCAGTTATCATGATTATTGCCCTGATTGCCGGACCTGTGGTCGGCATCTGGTATATCGCTCATCATCCCGAACTTTTTGCTCAAAACATTCCTGATGCCATTCACCGCGCAGGCGATACCTATTCTTCTCTCACAGGTGCAGCAAAAGGTTATACTTCAGGGGTTGTCATAGCTACCGGGTTTTCCTGGTTCTTCGGTTATCTGGGCGGCATGCCTCAGCTGAGTATGCGTTTTATGGCCATTAAAGATCATAAACATGCGAAGATGGCCAGAAATATTGGTGTCATCTGGACAATCATTGCCTATACGGGTGCTCTTTGTATCGGATGGATTGGCATTGCTGTCTTTGGTCCTCAAAGTCTTGATGATCAGGAAAAAGTAATGCCCGAATTGATGAAGGTTTTGTTTCATCCTGCATTTTCTACCTTGTTGATTACGGGAGTGATTGCAGCCATGCTTTCTACTGCCGATAGCCTGCTTATCCTCTCGGCCACAGAGCTTTCCGAAAACATTATTAAACCATTGAGCAAAAATAAAAATGCCGGAAACGACAGGCACTCGCTTTTCAAATCAAGGCTGATAACTTTATTACTGGCAATGGTGGCACTTGTTTTTGCCCTTCTTACCCCTCAGAAGTTGATTTTCAATATTGTAGGTTATGTCTGGGCAGGTGTGGGATGCACTTTTTCAGTTGTGATCCTTTTTTCTTTGTTCTGGAAACGTTTTCATGGAAAAGCCGCCCTTATCACAGCAATTACCGGACTCTTGCTTTCTGTTGTCTGGATCAGTACCGGCATGAGTGAGCATTTTAATGCACGTATCCTCGTTTTTCTGGTTTGTATTCTGGTTGCCTGGTTGTCAACCCTTCTGATAAAGAGCAATAAGGAAAATGCTGTTTAA
- a CDS encoding acetate kinase, producing MKILVLNCGSSSIKYQLFDMVDEKVLAKGIVEKIGLSGSFLKNERYDGDKVTLEGEVLDHQSGIEYIIGVLTSERRGCIKSVKEINAVGHRVVHGAERFKGSVRITDEVIAKMEECIDLAPLHNPPNLKGIYAVKELMPDIPQAGVFDTAFHQTMPPYAYMYAIPYSLYEKYKVRRYGFHGTSHRYVSNRAAEILGKDIKDLKLITCHLGNGASIAAIDGGKSVDTSMGLTPVEGLIMGTRCGDFDLGAFTYIIDKEEIDLDAANTLINKFSGMLGVSGISSDMRDIEKAASEGNERAALALEMYAYRVRKYIGAYAAAMNGVDAIIFTGGIGENDVETRGNICKNLGFIGAELDFPKHDGLRGKEAIISTESSKVKIMVIPTNEELVIARDTKEIIEKGVDVL from the coding sequence ATGAAAATATTAGTATTAAATTGCGGCAGTTCTTCCATAAAATATCAATTGTTTGACATGGTTGATGAAAAAGTGTTAGCCAAAGGAATTGTCGAAAAAATAGGATTAAGCGGATCTTTTTTAAAAAATGAAAGATATGATGGGGATAAGGTAACCCTCGAAGGTGAGGTGCTTGATCATCAGTCAGGTATTGAATATATTATCGGAGTATTAACCAGCGAACGCAGGGGCTGTATAAAAAGTGTCAAAGAAATCAATGCGGTAGGACATCGCGTGGTTCATGGAGCAGAGCGTTTTAAAGGAAGTGTCAGAATTACCGATGAAGTCATTGCCAAGATGGAAGAATGTATTGATCTGGCTCCGCTTCATAATCCACCCAACCTCAAGGGTATTTATGCAGTCAAGGAATTAATGCCGGATATACCTCAGGCAGGTGTTTTTGATACGGCATTTCACCAGACCATGCCTCCTTATGCCTATATGTATGCCATTCCATACAGCCTTTATGAGAAATACAAGGTCAGACGCTATGGTTTTCACGGAACAAGTCACCGGTATGTATCGAACAGAGCTGCTGAAATTCTGGGAAAAGATATAAAAGACCTGAAACTTATCACCTGTCATTTGGGGAATGGAGCTTCTATTGCCGCCATTGACGGAGGAAAATCAGTCGATACCTCAATGGGTTTGACTCCTGTTGAAGGTCTGATCATGGGAACCCGATGCGGTGATTTCGACCTGGGTGCTTTTACCTATATTATTGATAAAGAGGAAATCGATCTGGATGCTGCCAATACCCTGATTAATAAATTCAGTGGTATGCTTGGAGTTTCAGGTATTTCATCCGATATGAGGGATATTGAAAAAGCCGCTTCGGAAGGTAATGAAAGAGCTGCCCTTGCCCTTGAAATGTATGCCTACAGGGTTCGTAAGTATATCGGAGCTTATGCCGCTGCCATGAATGGAGTGGATGCCATTATCTTCACAGGAGGTATTGGTGAAAATGATGTTGAAACAAGGGGTAACATTTGCAAAAATCTTGGGTTTATTGGCGCTGAGCTTGATTTTCCCAAACATGATGGCCTGAGGGGAAAAGAAGCAATCATCAGTACTGAAAGTTCTAAGGTGAAAATCATGGTTATTCCTACCAATGAAGAGCTCGTTATTGCAAGGGATACGAAGGAGATTATTGAAAAAGGAGTGGACGTGCTTTAG
- a CDS encoding 3-hydroxyacyl-CoA dehydrogenase family protein translates to MEVLEDYGLKKRSRTQDGLIKKIGIVGGGTMGQEISVTVSKAGMDVVIVDISEERLSIISQLISDLLDNMINRWGMTPGEKKSIMSRIRLTTDYAELKDSNIVIECINTEKTISNLEERKNVFRKVEQHVDDQTVIATNASTVLVADLAVVLKHPERAVGIHFLSPVHSVDIIELNKCVVTNKNTIDIINKFARMLKKEIINVTASPGNISTRLIIPLINEACELLMEGVGTVEDIDKTLMKGFGMQMGPFALADKIGLDKLLKWMEGLYDEFGDKKYKTSPIIKRLVRSQMYGRRVGEGFYKYENSRRISKPGSILNLGREDF, encoded by the coding sequence ATGGAAGTTTTAGAAGATTATGGTTTAAAAAAACGTAGCCGCACCCAGGACGGACTTATCAAAAAAATTGGTATTGTCGGAGGCGGTACAATGGGACAGGAAATCTCGGTTACTGTTTCCAAGGCCGGAATGGATGTGGTGATAGTCGATATTTCAGAAGAACGACTGTCTATCATTAGTCAGTTGATAAGTGATTTGCTCGACAATATGATTAACAGGTGGGGGATGACTCCGGGAGAAAAAAAATCGATCATGTCGAGAATCAGGCTCACGACCGATTATGCTGAACTGAAAGATTCAAATATTGTGATCGAGTGTATTAATACCGAAAAAACAATCAGCAATCTTGAAGAAAGGAAGAATGTTTTCAGAAAAGTTGAACAACATGTTGATGATCAAACTGTTATAGCTACCAATGCTTCAACCGTTCTGGTTGCCGATCTGGCTGTGGTTTTAAAACATCCTGAACGGGCTGTTGGCATTCACTTTCTTTCTCCTGTTCATTCAGTTGACATTATTGAACTGAACAAATGTGTGGTAACCAATAAGAATACCATCGACATCATTAATAAGTTTGCCAGGATGCTGAAAAAAGAAATTATCAATGTAACAGCTTCTCCCGGTAATATTTCCACCCGTCTGATCATTCCGCTGATTAATGAAGCCTGTGAATTGCTGATGGAAGGTGTCGGAACGGTTGAAGACATTGATAAAACCCTGATGAAGGGCTTCGGTATGCAGATGGGACCTTTTGCCCTCGCAGATAAAATAGGCCTTGATAAATTGCTGAAATGGATGGAGGGGCTCTATGATGAATTTGGTGATAAAAAGTACAAGACATCCCCAATTATTAAGCGTCTGGTTCGTTCCCAAATGTATGGCAGGCGTGTAGGAGAAGGCTTTTACAAATATGAAAACAGCAGAAGAATATCAAAGCCCGGCTCTATTCTCAATCTTGGTCGTGAAGACTTTTAA